The Actinomycetota bacterium genome contains a region encoding:
- a CDS encoding fumarylacetoacetate hydrolase family protein produces MKLVRFLHGHRVRFGILERGVIRSIFGTAFEVCSSKSGCEQDPKFTGEEYSIEEVKILAPVEPSKVVAVGLNYVDHAKELNMPLPDEPILFLKPSTSVIGPEEDIIYPLMSKRVDYEAELAVVIGGKVRYLSPEEAPEHILGFCCSNDVTARDLQSKDVQWTRAKSFDTFTPIGPWIVTDLDPSDLRIELLLNGKVRQSSSTSKMIFDVNHLVSFISQIMTLLPGDVIMTGTPPGVGSMKVGDVVEVRIEGIGVLRNLIATQVSDTK; encoded by the coding sequence ATGAAATTGGTGCGATTTCTGCATGGTCATAGGGTGCGTTTTGGAATTCTTGAGCGTGGTGTGATTCGATCCATCTTTGGTACCGCTTTTGAAGTTTGCTCGTCAAAGAGTGGCTGTGAACAGGATCCAAAATTTACTGGTGAGGAGTATTCTATTGAGGAAGTTAAAATACTTGCCCCAGTGGAGCCATCCAAGGTAGTCGCGGTGGGATTAAACTATGTCGACCATGCCAAAGAACTTAATATGCCTTTACCGGACGAACCCATCCTCTTTTTGAAACCCTCGACTTCGGTCATCGGTCCCGAGGAGGATATAATTTATCCCCTAATGTCAAAACGCGTGGATTACGAAGCTGAACTGGCTGTGGTTATTGGGGGCAAAGTGAGATATCTATCTCCGGAGGAAGCTCCCGAGCATATTCTCGGTTTTTGCTGCTCTAATGATGTTACCGCCCGAGACTTGCAGAGCAAAGATGTACAGTGGACGAGAGCGAAAAGTTTTGACACTTTTACCCCCATTGGTCCCTGGATTGTTACGGATTTAGATCCGAGTGACCTCCGCATCGAATTACTGCTCAATGGCAAAGTGAGACAATCTTCCTCCACTTCGAAGATGATTTTCGATGTCAATCATTTGGTCAGTTTTATTTCCCAGATTATGACCCTTCTTCCAGGCGATGTAATCATGACCGGTACCCCTCCAGGTGTTGGCTCCATGAAGGTTGGAGATGTCGTCGAAGTCCGCATCGAAGGAATCGGAGTTTTAAGAAATCTCATTGCCACCCAAGTGTCCGACACTAAATAA
- a CDS encoding DUF2330 domain-containing protein codes for MEKLIGERMKDVYGLRGLKEGAPGVEIIFHKRIGAHDLTVVKVRSYQEFLKWIADFLKDKKIKHEVDSPRLRELISIYLEQGLNFFVFDLITVDPEPRSIKPLIYKFKSDSLYYPLEISSLASGNTRLSLFIITKDKLDSSSLEKVRLYPGLTPPFRVGEDELRKISPEVSRLFNGYAWLTPAHYIGPIQFLSGDLQIPIKSRIEDRGIERLMPIVLAIFVAMFSCILACLLILLRLQRRIVELEEKLRKGNQ; via the coding sequence ATGGAGAAATTGATCGGCGAGCGAATGAAAGATGTCTATGGACTACGGGGGTTGAAAGAAGGGGCTCCGGGTGTAGAAATAATCTTCCACAAGAGGATAGGAGCCCATGACCTCACCGTGGTCAAGGTGAGAAGTTATCAAGAATTTTTGAAATGGATTGCTGATTTTCTCAAAGATAAGAAGATCAAACACGAGGTTGATTCACCGAGGTTGCGCGAATTAATCTCAATATATTTGGAGCAGGGACTAAATTTCTTTGTCTTTGACCTCATAACGGTTGATCCGGAGCCACGGAGTATAAAGCCCTTAATATACAAATTTAAGAGCGACTCTCTTTATTATCCATTGGAGATTTCCTCCCTTGCTTCGGGCAATACTAGACTCTCGCTGTTCATCATCACCAAAGATAAATTAGACTCTTCGTCCCTTGAGAAAGTTCGATTGTATCCCGGTCTAACCCCTCCCTTTCGCGTGGGGGAAGACGAGCTCAGAAAGATCAGTCCAGAGGTCTCCCGGTTGTTTAATGGTTATGCTTGGCTTACTCCTGCCCATTACATCGGTCCGATTCAATTTTTGAGCGGAGATTTGCAGATACCCATAAAATCGAGGATTGAAGATAGGGGCATTGAGCGGTTGATGCCTATAGTCTTGGCGATTTTCGTGGCGATGTTTAGCTGTATTTTAGCTTGCCTTCTTATTTTGCTGAGGTTACAAAGAAGAATTGTTGAACTGGAGGAAAAGCTTCGGAAAGGAAATCAGTGA
- a CDS encoding HIT domain-containing protein, translating into MEYLFRPWRMKYIMSEKAKGCIFCDKPKENRDKENYILYRAKTCFIMLNIYPYNSGHLMIAPYKHIPDLEGLEDHELSELMLVTRKSIQILTKAIKPDGFNIGMNLGRVAGAGVEEHIHIHMVPRWNGDTNFMPTIGDTKIIPELLDATYEKLKQALK; encoded by the coding sequence ATGGAATATCTTTTCAGACCGTGGAGGATGAAATATATCATGAGCGAGAAAGCCAAAGGTTGCATCTTTTGTGATAAACCTAAGGAAAACAGGGATAAAGAGAACTACATCCTTTACAGGGCTAAAACCTGCTTCATTATGCTAAATATCTATCCCTACAACAGTGGTCATCTTATGATCGCTCCCTACAAGCACATTCCGGATTTGGAAGGACTGGAGGATCACGAGCTCTCAGAGTTGATGCTGGTCACAAGGAAGAGCATCCAAATCCTCACCAAGGCGATAAAGCCCGATGGGTTCAATATCGGCATGAATCTGGGAAGAGTGGCGGGTGCAGGTGTAGAGGAGCACATCCACATTCATATGGTCCCAAGATGGAACGGGGACACGAATTTCATGCCTACGATTGGGGATACCAAAATCATCCCCGAACTCCTGGATGCCACATACGAAAAACTCAAACAAGCCTTAAAATAA
- a CDS encoding type II toxin-antitoxin system Phd/YefM family antitoxin, whose protein sequence is MSKIIGVTEARSKLRKILDEISKKREPYILTRGSKPEAVIIPYEEYLAIEERTKKLWNERFELALRKSRALFNEWLRKKGYDPEKLTEEEVERIIRSA, encoded by the coding sequence ATGAGTAAAATTATAGGGGTTACCGAAGCTCGCTCAAAATTAAGGAAGATTCTCGATGAGATTTCGAAAAAAAGAGAGCCTTACATATTAACGAGGGGAAGCAAACCCGAGGCAGTTATAATTCCATATGAGGAGTATCTGGCAATTGAGGAGCGAACAAAAAAACTCTGGAATGAGCGTTTTGAGCTAGCTCTTAGGAAGTCTCGCGCGCTCTTTAACGAGTGGTTGCGCAAGAAGGGTTACGATCCAGAAAAGCTGACAGAGGAAGAGGTAGAAAGGATAATTCGAAGTGCCTGA
- a CDS encoding putative toxin-antitoxin system toxin component, PIN family encodes MPEEPRVVLDTNVFVSGILFGGLSGEIIELWREGAFNLIISPETLAELIGKLKFKFGLPSELANEWQDLLSERSIPVIPEYTTKICRDPEDDKFIDVALAAKADYLVTGDKDLLVLKNYRGVKILKPKEFLALMRK; translated from the coding sequence GTGCCTGAGGAGCCGCGGGTTGTCCTCGACACTAACGTTTTTGTCTCCGGCATTCTCTTTGGTGGATTATCGGGTGAGATTATTGAATTGTGGCGGGAAGGGGCTTTCAATCTCATCATCTCTCCTGAAACTTTGGCTGAGCTCATTGGAAAGCTAAAGTTTAAATTTGGCCTGCCCAGTGAACTTGCCAATGAGTGGCAAGATCTTTTAAGCGAGCGTAGTATCCCCGTTATCCCCGAATACACCACTAAAATCTGTCGCGATCCCGAGGACGATAAGTTCATCGACGTGGCTTTGGCAGCTAAGGCTGATTACTTGGTTACAGGAGATAAGGACTTGCTCGTGCTTAAAAACTATCGCGGGGTGAAGATTTTAAAGCCAAAAGAATTCCTGGCGTTGATGAGAAAATAG